A single genomic interval of Novosphingobium ginsenosidimutans harbors:
- a CDS encoding enoyl-CoA hydratase/isomerase family protein, whose product MTDEVIIRREGAAGFLSLNRPGAIHALTLPMVHAMTAALLEWRDDPEVKAVIIDHAEGRGFCSGGDIAFLRNSALNDGGTSGRKFFHDEYQLNHLIFTYEKPVVAFMDGITMGGGVGISQPARFHVATENTRYAMPETGIGLFPDVGGGWYLSRLPGRIGQFLALTGARLDGAECKWAGLATHYLPHNVLAEAKERIAHGHEPGQVLSALAVTPPPAKIEANAAAIAKHFASDRYEDVLASLAADDSEWAAKELAALRTKSPQTCKVALRQLHDSLNCADFAANMVMEYRIASRVLTRPDFAEGVRAVIVDKDNAPKWDPATPEGVSDALIDSIFAPLPADEEWKPL is encoded by the coding sequence ATGACCGACGAAGTAATCATTCGCCGCGAAGGGGCCGCCGGCTTCCTCTCGCTCAACCGCCCCGGTGCGATCCATGCGCTGACCCTGCCGATGGTCCACGCCATGACGGCGGCGCTGCTTGAATGGCGCGACGATCCAGAGGTCAAGGCCGTGATCATCGATCACGCCGAAGGCCGCGGGTTCTGCTCCGGCGGCGATATCGCCTTTCTGCGCAATTCAGCGCTGAACGATGGCGGCACTTCGGGCCGCAAGTTCTTCCATGACGAGTACCAGCTCAACCACCTGATCTTCACTTACGAGAAGCCGGTGGTGGCCTTCATGGACGGGATCACCATGGGTGGCGGGGTCGGCATTTCGCAGCCCGCCCGGTTCCACGTCGCGACCGAGAACACCCGCTACGCCATGCCCGAAACCGGGATCGGCCTGTTCCCCGATGTCGGCGGCGGCTGGTACCTCTCGCGCCTGCCCGGCCGGATCGGCCAGTTCCTGGCGCTGACCGGCGCGCGGCTCGATGGAGCCGAGTGCAAGTGGGCCGGCCTTGCCACCCACTACCTCCCGCACAATGTGCTGGCCGAGGCCAAGGAGCGGATTGCCCACGGCCACGAGCCGGGCCAGGTCCTCTCCGCCTTGGCAGTCACCCCGCCGCCGGCGAAGATCGAGGCCAATGCGGCCGCGATCGCCAAGCACTTTGCTTCGGACCGCTATGAGGACGTCCTCGCCAGCCTGGCGGCCGACGACAGCGAGTGGGCCGCGAAGGAACTCGCCGCGCTGCGCACCAAGTCACCCCAGACCTGCAAGGTCGCGCTGCGCCAGCTCCATGACAGCCTCAACTGCGCCGACTTTGCCGCCAACATGGTGATGGAATACCGCATCGCCTCGCGTGTCCTGACCCGCCCCGACTTTGCCGAAGGCGTCCGTGCGGTGATCGTCGACAAGGACAATGCCCCCAAGTGGGACCCCGCCACCCCCGAGGGCGTGAGCGATGCGCTGATCGACAGCATCTTCGCCCCCCTCCCCGCCGATGAGGAATGGAAACCCCTATGA
- the mmsB gene encoding 3-hydroxyisobutyrate dehydrogenase: MKIAFIGLGNMGGGMAANLVKAGHTVHAFDLSAEATERATGNGCAVFPTVREAVQGVDAVVSMLPNGKIVESVYTADVIGQAPAGALLLDCSTIDVDTARKVASAAEAAGYAMVDAPVSGGIAAANGGTLTFMVGGTEDAFKRAEPILAAMGKAVIHAGASGAGQAAKICNNMILGATMIATCEAFALAEKLGLDLQTFFDISSKASGQSWSMTSYCPVPGVGPQSPADNGYQGGFAAALMLKDLKLALEAAQSVGANVPMGTRAEELYEAFAAAGNGGVDFSGIIKTL; encoded by the coding sequence ATGAAGATCGCTTTCATCGGCCTCGGCAACATGGGCGGCGGGATGGCCGCGAACCTGGTTAAGGCCGGGCACACGGTTCATGCCTTCGATCTCAGCGCCGAGGCGACCGAGCGCGCCACGGGCAACGGCTGCGCGGTCTTCCCGACCGTCCGTGAGGCCGTGCAGGGCGTCGATGCGGTGGTTTCGATGCTGCCCAACGGCAAGATCGTCGAGAGCGTCTACACCGCCGACGTGATCGGCCAGGCTCCGGCTGGCGCGCTGCTGCTCGATTGCTCGACCATTGACGTCGATACGGCGCGCAAGGTTGCATCTGCCGCCGAAGCCGCTGGCTATGCGATGGTCGATGCCCCGGTTTCGGGCGGGATCGCTGCGGCCAATGGCGGTACGCTGACCTTCATGGTCGGCGGCACCGAGGACGCCTTCAAGCGCGCCGAACCGATCCTGGCCGCCATGGGCAAGGCCGTGATCCACGCCGGTGCCAGCGGCGCGGGCCAGGCCGCCAAGATCTGCAACAACATGATCCTGGGCGCGACGATGATCGCCACCTGCGAAGCCTTTGCGCTGGCCGAGAAGCTCGGGCTGGACCTCCAGACCTTCTTCGATATCTCGTCGAAGGCCTCGGGCCAGTCCTGGTCGATGACCTCCTATTGCCCGGTCCCCGGCGTTGGCCCGCAATCGCCCGCCGACAATGGCTACCAGGGCGGGTTCGCTGCCGCGCTGATGCTCAAGGACCTCAAGCTCGCGCTCGAAGCTGCGCAGAGCGTTGGCGCGAATGTCCCGATGGGCACCCGCGCCGAAGAGCTTTACGAAGCCTTCGCGGCTGCCGGGAACGGCGGCGTGGACTTCTCTGGCATCATCAAGACGCTCTGA
- a CDS encoding CoA-acylating methylmalonate-semialdehyde dehydrogenase → MRQIDHFIAGGTGGLAAARKAPVYDPNSGDVQAEVVLGSQDALDRAVAAAQAAQPAWAATNPQRRARVMFNFKALVEAKMDELALMLSIEHGKVIADAKGDIQRGLEVVEFCCGIPHALKGEYTQGAGPGIDVYSMRQPLGIGAGITPFNFPAMIPLWMGAVAMATGNAFILKPSERDPSLPVRLAELWLEAGLPEGIFQVVHGDKEMVDAILDHPAISAVSFVGSSDIAHYVYNRGVAAGKRVQAMGGAKNHGIVMPDADLDQVVNDLAGAAFGSAGERCMALPVVVPVGDDTAERLKAKLIPAIEALKIGISTDPEAHYGPVVTAQHKANIERWIQTCVDEGGELVVDGRGFTLQGHENGFFVGPTLFDRVTPGMSSYHNEIFGPVLQMVRAKDFEEALSLPSKHQYGNGVAIFTRNGHAAREFAARVNVGMVGINVPIPVPVAYHTFGGWKRSAFGDTNQHGMEGVKFWTKVKTVTARWPDGSPDGGNAFVIPTMG, encoded by the coding sequence ATGCGCCAGATCGACCATTTCATCGCCGGTGGTACCGGTGGCCTTGCCGCCGCCCGCAAGGCGCCGGTCTATGACCCCAACAGCGGCGACGTGCAGGCCGAAGTCGTACTCGGCAGCCAGGACGCGCTGGACCGCGCGGTTGCCGCTGCCCAGGCCGCCCAGCCCGCCTGGGCCGCCACCAACCCCCAGCGCCGTGCCCGCGTGATGTTCAACTTCAAGGCCCTGGTCGAGGCGAAGATGGACGAGTTGGCACTGATGCTTAGCATCGAACACGGCAAGGTCATCGCCGATGCCAAGGGCGATATCCAGCGCGGGCTGGAAGTGGTCGAATTTTGCTGCGGCATCCCCCACGCGCTGAAGGGCGAATATACCCAAGGTGCCGGCCCTGGGATCGATGTTTACTCGATGCGCCAGCCGCTGGGCATCGGCGCAGGCATCACCCCGTTCAACTTCCCGGCGATGATCCCGCTGTGGATGGGCGCGGTGGCGATGGCGACCGGCAATGCCTTTATCCTGAAGCCCTCTGAGCGCGACCCTTCGCTGCCGGTGCGCCTTGCCGAGCTTTGGTTGGAAGCAGGCCTGCCCGAGGGTATCTTCCAGGTTGTCCACGGTGACAAGGAAATGGTCGACGCGATCCTCGACCACCCGGCCATCAGCGCGGTCAGCTTCGTCGGCTCGTCGGACATCGCCCACTATGTCTACAACCGCGGCGTCGCCGCCGGTAAGCGCGTCCAGGCGATGGGCGGGGCCAAGAACCATGGCATCGTCATGCCGGATGCGGACCTCGATCAGGTGGTCAACGACCTCGCCGGTGCCGCTTTCGGCTCGGCGGGCGAGCGCTGCATGGCGCTGCCAGTCGTCGTGCCGGTGGGCGATGACACCGCCGAGCGCCTCAAGGCCAAGCTGATCCCGGCGATCGAAGCGCTCAAGATCGGCATCTCAACCGATCCCGAGGCGCATTACGGCCCGGTCGTCACCGCGCAGCACAAGGCAAACATCGAACGCTGGATCCAGACCTGCGTTGACGAAGGCGGCGAACTGGTGGTCGATGGCCGCGGCTTCACGCTGCAGGGGCATGAGAACGGCTTTTTCGTTGGCCCAACGCTGTTCGACCGCGTGACCCCGGGCATGAGCAGCTACCACAACGAGATCTTCGGCCCGGTCCTGCAGATGGTCCGCGCCAAGGACTTCGAGGAAGCGCTGAGCCTGCCGAGCAAGCACCAGTATGGCAACGGCGTCGCCATTTTCACCCGCAACGGCCACGCCGCCCGCGAATTTGCCGCCCGCGTGAACGTCGGCATGGTCGGCATCAACGTGCCGATCCCGGTGCCGGTCGCCTACCACACATTTGGCGGGTGGAAGCGCAGCGCCTTTGGCGATACCAACCAGCACGGTATGGAAGGCGTGAAGTTCTGGACCAAGGTCAAGACCGTCACCGCCCGCTGGCCCGATGGCTCGCCCGATGGCGGCAATGCCTTCGTCATTCCGACCATGGGGTGA
- a CDS encoding LysR family transcriptional regulator: MQGMDWSDLQVFLAIARAGQMGRAGAALGVDPTTTSRRLRRLEAALGETLFEQTREGQVLTEAGERLLAKVEAMAQAATAIREGGPASASGLLSGTLRISASEGFGSWFLAAHVPDFVRAHPALTLDLVANSGFLSLSKREADIAVMLSRPKAGPVIARKLSDYSLRLYAGQAYLDHAGAPHSPADLLKGHSLVGYIPDLLYAPELRYLDELQTGLAPALRSSSINAQHHLIAAGAGIGVLPCFMGDADPALVPVLPERRITRSFWLVTHKDTHQLARVRAGRDWILGVVQRHRGQLLPE; this comes from the coding sequence ATGCAGGGCATGGACTGGAGCGACTTGCAGGTATTCCTGGCGATCGCCCGGGCGGGCCAGATGGGCCGCGCGGGGGCGGCGCTGGGCGTGGACCCGACCACCACCAGCCGCCGCCTCCGCCGCCTTGAAGCCGCCTTGGGCGAGACCCTGTTCGAGCAGACCCGCGAAGGTCAGGTGCTGACCGAAGCGGGCGAACGGCTGCTCGCCAAGGTCGAAGCGATGGCCCAAGCTGCGACCGCGATCCGCGAGGGTGGCCCCGCCAGCGCGAGCGGGCTGCTTTCCGGCACGCTCCGGATCAGCGCCTCGGAAGGCTTCGGTTCGTGGTTCCTGGCGGCCCACGTGCCCGATTTCGTTCGCGCCCACCCGGCGCTGACGCTGGACCTGGTTGCCAACAGCGGTTTCCTCAGCCTGTCAAAGCGCGAGGCGGACATCGCGGTCATGCTCTCGCGGCCCAAGGCCGGGCCAGTGATTGCCCGCAAGCTCAGCGATTACAGCCTGAGGCTCTATGCCGGCCAGGCCTACCTCGACCATGCCGGCGCGCCGCACAGCCCGGCCGACCTGCTCAAGGGCCACAGCCTGGTCGGCTATATCCCCGACCTGCTCTATGCTCCGGAACTGCGCTATCTTGATGAGCTCCAGACTGGCCTTGCCCCGGCGCTGCGTTCTTCCAGCATAAACGCCCAGCACCACCTGATCGCTGCTGGCGCCGGGATCGGCGTGCTGCCGTGTTTCATGGGCGATGCGGATCCGGCGCTAGTGCCGGTCTTACCAGAGCGGCGGATCACCCGCTCGTTCTGGCTGGTGACTCACAAGGACACCCACCAACTCGCCCGGGTGCGGGCGGGGCGTGACTGGATACTGGGGGTGGTGCAGCGTCACCGGGGCCAGCTATTGCCGGAGTAG
- a CDS encoding M24 family metallopeptidase, giving the protein MSETEAASPTLPQLLSARERAETENRLLAARLDRVIPAIMREQGIDLWLLVAREYFEEPVVASMLDAENMHARRRTILIFYDPGQGKPVERLTVSRYGLGGLFAPAWDPAKQPDQWQAVAELIAARNPAKIAINTSDLYQFADGMTVSQYDKFTAALPAPLRARIVSGEGLAIRWLETRTPAEIELYPTILRTAHAVIAEAFSRKVITPGVTTAEQVQWWYRDRLLELGLTPWFHPSVAIQRQGAKGMLDGAEVIRPGDLLWTDFGITYLRLNTDTQHLAYVLKPGETAAPAGLRQGLANSNRLQDILRRHFAIGRSGNEVLALARAEAIAAGLEPSIYSHPIGLHGHGAGPSIGFWDNQNADPRGSGVINANTAWSIELTTYAAVPEWGGQRVDFRAEENAFFDGNSVRFIDGRQTELTLIP; this is encoded by the coding sequence TTGAGCGAGACAGAGGCCGCGAGCCCCACGCTTCCGCAGCTACTCTCAGCTCGCGAGCGCGCCGAAACGGAAAATCGCCTGCTTGCCGCGCGGCTTGATAGGGTCATCCCGGCGATCATGCGAGAGCAGGGGATCGACCTGTGGCTGCTGGTGGCACGCGAGTATTTCGAGGAGCCGGTCGTCGCCTCGATGCTCGATGCCGAGAACATGCATGCCCGGCGCCGGACGATCCTGATCTTCTACGATCCTGGCCAGGGCAAGCCGGTCGAACGGCTGACGGTCAGCCGCTATGGCCTGGGCGGCCTGTTCGCGCCAGCCTGGGATCCGGCCAAGCAGCCGGACCAGTGGCAGGCAGTGGCCGAGCTGATCGCCGCGCGTAATCCAGCGAAGATCGCGATCAACACGTCAGACCTCTACCAGTTCGCCGATGGCATGACGGTGAGCCAGTATGACAAGTTCACCGCCGCATTGCCCGCGCCGCTGCGCGCGCGGATCGTCAGCGGCGAAGGGCTGGCGATCCGCTGGCTGGAAACCCGCACGCCGGCGGAAATCGAGCTTTATCCCACGATCCTGCGCACGGCCCATGCGGTTATCGCCGAGGCCTTTTCGCGCAAGGTCATTACCCCTGGCGTGACGACGGCCGAGCAGGTTCAGTGGTGGTACCGTGATCGGCTGCTGGAATTGGGGCTGACGCCCTGGTTCCATCCCTCGGTCGCGATCCAGCGCCAGGGCGCCAAGGGCATGCTCGACGGGGCTGAAGTCATTCGCCCGGGTGACCTGTTGTGGACTGATTTCGGTATCACCTACCTGCGGCTCAACACCGATACCCAGCACCTGGCCTATGTGCTGAAGCCGGGCGAAACTGCGGCACCGGCCGGATTGCGCCAGGGGCTGGCGAACAGCAATCGCTTGCAGGATATCCTGCGCCGCCACTTCGCAATTGGGCGCAGCGGCAACGAAGTGCTCGCGCTGGCGCGGGCTGAGGCGATCGCTGCTGGGCTTGAGCCCTCGATCTATTCGCACCCGATCGGCCTTCACGGCCATGGGGCTGGACCTTCAATCGGCTTCTGGGACAATCAGAATGCCGATCCGCGCGGCAGCGGCGTGATCAACGCCAATACCGCCTGGTCGATTGAGCTGACAACCTATGCCGCCGTCCCCGAATGGGGCGGCCAACGTGTCGATTTTCGGGCGGAGGAGAACGCTTTCTTCGATGGAAATAGCGTCCGTTTCATCGATGGCCGCCAGACTGAGCTGACGTTGATCCCTTGA
- a CDS encoding acyl-CoA dehydrogenase family protein, translating into MTDQFALTEDQLAIQDMAQKFTADRITPFAAQWDEEHHYPVDVWKAAGELGFGAIYVSEESGGIGLGRLEAALIMEAMAYGCPATSAYISIHNMAAWMIDCFGSAELKARYLPGLVSMEQIASYCLTEPGSGSDAAALKTTARLDGDHYVLNGTKQFISGGGVNDIYVCMVRTSDNGAKGISCLVVEKDTPGLSFGAPEKKLGWNASPTAQVIFEDCRVPVANRVGAEGEGFRFAMAGLDGGRLNIGACSLGGAQRCLDEAIKYTKERQQFGQPVADFQNTQFMLADMATDLEAARALLYLAACKVAANAPDKSRFSAMAKRLATDNGSKIVNDALQLFGGYGYLKDYPIERFWRDLRVHSILEGTNQVMRMIVGRDLLRQ; encoded by the coding sequence ATGACCGACCAATTTGCCCTTACCGAAGACCAGCTCGCCATCCAGGACATGGCGCAAAAGTTCACGGCTGACCGGATCACGCCGTTCGCCGCCCAGTGGGACGAGGAGCATCACTATCCGGTCGACGTGTGGAAAGCCGCCGGTGAGCTGGGCTTTGGCGCGATCTATGTTTCGGAAGAGAGCGGCGGGATCGGCCTTGGCCGGCTGGAAGCAGCGCTGATCATGGAAGCCATGGCCTATGGCTGCCCGGCGACCAGCGCATATATCTCGATCCACAACATGGCCGCCTGGATGATCGATTGCTTCGGCTCAGCCGAGCTCAAGGCGCGGTACCTGCCGGGGCTGGTCTCCATGGAGCAGATCGCCTCCTACTGCCTGACCGAACCGGGCTCGGGCTCTGACGCGGCGGCGCTCAAGACCACGGCGCGGCTCGACGGGGATCACTACGTCCTCAACGGCACCAAGCAGTTTATCTCCGGCGGCGGGGTGAACGATATCTACGTCTGCATGGTCCGCACCAGCGACAATGGTGCCAAGGGCATCTCCTGCCTGGTGGTCGAGAAGGATACACCGGGGCTCTCCTTCGGTGCGCCGGAAAAGAAGCTCGGCTGGAATGCCTCCCCCACCGCGCAGGTGATCTTCGAGGATTGCCGCGTGCCCGTCGCCAACCGCGTCGGGGCGGAGGGCGAAGGCTTCCGCTTTGCCATGGCCGGCCTCGATGGTGGCCGCCTCAACATCGGCGCCTGCTCGCTTGGCGGGGCGCAGCGCTGCCTGGATGAGGCGATCAAGTACACCAAGGAGCGCCAGCAGTTCGGCCAGCCCGTGGCCGATTTCCAGAACACCCAGTTCATGCTGGCCGACATGGCCACCGACCTCGAAGCCGCGCGCGCGCTGCTCTATCTTGCCGCCTGCAAGGTTGCCGCCAATGCGCCCGACAAGAGCCGCTTTTCGGCCATGGCCAAGCGCCTGGCGACCGACAACGGCAGCAAGATCGTCAACGACGCACTGCAGCTGTTCGGTGGCTATGGCTATCTCAAGGACTATCCGATCGAACGCTTCTGGCGCGATCTGCGCGTCCATTCGATCCTTGAAGGGACCAATCAGGTCATGCGGATGATCGTCGGCCGGGACCTCCTCCGCCAATGA
- a CDS encoding MarR family transcriptional regulator: MKVQVEENNLQEQLRDLGAYLLQLADGRAAPRPNSEVVSLEDRSARPDGAPIDDSIRLRNIAREEYRRRRSRGDYFDEYLFAEPAWDILLDLYVAHVDEIRISVTSACLASSSPSTTALRWVAILEGQGLVKRTGDKADQRRTWVALTDLGVQKMTNYLRGKLASARPNRSKYA, encoded by the coding sequence ATGAAAGTTCAGGTCGAAGAGAACAATCTACAGGAGCAACTGCGGGACCTTGGTGCCTATCTGTTGCAACTTGCCGATGGTCGGGCCGCTCCTCGGCCTAACTCGGAAGTAGTCTCGCTTGAAGATCGCTCGGCCAGGCCGGACGGCGCCCCGATTGATGACAGTATACGACTTCGGAACATAGCGCGCGAAGAGTATCGCCGGCGCCGTTCACGTGGCGATTACTTCGATGAATATCTATTTGCCGAACCGGCTTGGGATATTCTGCTTGATCTCTACGTGGCCCATGTTGATGAGATCAGAATTTCAGTAACTTCGGCTTGCTTGGCTTCCTCATCGCCCAGCACAACCGCCTTGCGGTGGGTTGCCATTCTTGAAGGACAGGGCCTGGTTAAGCGGACTGGCGACAAGGCCGATCAGCGTCGGACCTGGGTCGCGCTGACTGATCTCGGGGTCCAGAAGATGACGAACTATCTCCGCGGCAAGTTAGCCTCTGCCAGACCGAACCGCTCCAAGTACGCTTAG
- a CDS encoding HWE histidine kinase domain-containing protein, translating into MPPNGVRNWKFADNPVVTFLALFLTYVALACLGLQWSTIFGAASPVWPASGVAVAGLLLGGLRLWPAIFLGRLAAGWLAGSQLPLWVELALALANTVAVVVPLLLVRRRGGIDCTLPDLPELLRYFVWGGLAGALVAATLGTAIMASVTGYPFAIMVQVFSNWVVAYFVGAILIGPLVLSWSRPAPRLSALGWLHFATVMLVTTAFACLFLLPPDQAFLRTWHVFPVLVWAALAFELRGASLAVTILATLAVWATDHGLGPMTALAYTGGPQVSLVQQFIAVTAVTILVLAVVANERRAKNALAEQGRLLRQAEEVARARAEELQVLLDAVPAAIWVARDSACTQITGNRFAAELLQLPDVTDNMSKSSDDNPAVAHFKVLDSTGHELAPSELPVQRAARGELVRDFEERIAFANGTLRDLLGNATPLYAPDGTLRGAVAAFIDITERKAAQSREHLLSREVDHRAKNIMAVIQAIVQLTEASDIIAFRKAISGRIGSLARTHTLLAQNRWDGAELRDLIEEELSPYIPRQGAQAERVTINGPKVRLRPLTAQSIALIVHELITNALKHGALSVSGGSVAVSWQAGTPGPDQRLTLQWRESGGPPVSPPTTPGFGLALIETTARDQLYGTITQTWEPEGLTAAFTVPVGDLFRQN; encoded by the coding sequence ATGCCGCCGAATGGAGTGCGCAACTGGAAGTTCGCCGACAATCCAGTCGTAACCTTCCTGGCCTTGTTCCTGACCTATGTCGCGCTGGCCTGTTTGGGGCTGCAATGGTCGACGATTTTTGGCGCGGCGAGCCCGGTCTGGCCGGCGTCCGGTGTGGCCGTCGCCGGTTTGCTCCTGGGCGGATTGCGGCTGTGGCCTGCGATCTTTCTGGGCAGGCTGGCCGCAGGCTGGCTGGCTGGATCGCAGCTACCCTTGTGGGTCGAACTGGCCCTGGCCCTGGCCAACACGGTCGCCGTGGTTGTGCCCTTGTTGCTGGTCCGGCGCCGGGGCGGGATCGATTGTACCCTGCCCGATTTGCCGGAGCTGCTGCGCTACTTCGTGTGGGGCGGCCTGGCGGGCGCGCTTGTCGCAGCAACGCTCGGAACTGCAATCATGGCAAGTGTCACGGGTTATCCCTTTGCCATTATGGTCCAGGTCTTTTCCAACTGGGTTGTCGCCTATTTCGTCGGCGCGATACTGATCGGTCCGTTGGTGCTCTCGTGGTCCCGACCCGCCCCGCGGCTTAGCGCGCTGGGCTGGCTTCACTTTGCCACCGTGATGCTGGTGACGACCGCCTTTGCCTGCCTGTTTCTGCTTCCCCCGGACCAGGCCTTCCTTCGCACCTGGCACGTCTTCCCGGTGCTCGTCTGGGCTGCACTAGCCTTTGAGCTGCGCGGCGCATCGCTGGCGGTGACAATTCTGGCCACCCTCGCGGTTTGGGCCACGGATCACGGTCTCGGCCCGATGACCGCACTTGCCTATACTGGCGGTCCGCAAGTTTCGCTGGTGCAGCAGTTCATTGCCGTGACGGCGGTGACAATCCTGGTCCTTGCCGTCGTCGCCAACGAGCGCCGCGCCAAAAACGCCCTGGCCGAACAGGGGCGCCTGCTGCGCCAAGCCGAAGAGGTGGCCCGCGCCCGCGCAGAAGAGCTTCAGGTCCTGCTCGACGCGGTCCCGGCGGCAATTTGGGTGGCGCGCGATTCCGCATGCACCCAGATCACAGGCAACCGTTTCGCTGCCGAGTTGCTCCAGTTGCCCGATGTGACCGACAACATGTCGAAGTCCAGCGATGACAACCCTGCGGTGGCCCACTTCAAGGTGCTCGATAGTACCGGCCACGAACTTGCTCCGTCGGAATTGCCGGTCCAGCGCGCCGCCCGCGGCGAGTTGGTGCGCGACTTTGAAGAGCGGATTGCCTTTGCCAACGGCACCTTGCGCGACCTGTTGGGCAATGCCACCCCGCTCTATGCCCCCGATGGCACGCTGCGCGGCGCGGTTGCGGCCTTTATCGACATCACTGAGCGCAAGGCTGCGCAATCGCGCGAGCATCTGCTCTCGCGCGAGGTCGATCACCGCGCGAAAAACATCATGGCGGTGATCCAGGCGATCGTGCAGCTTACCGAAGCATCAGATATCATCGCATTCCGCAAGGCGATCAGCGGGCGCATTGGCAGCCTGGCACGCACTCACACCCTGCTCGCACAGAACCGCTGGGACGGAGCCGAGCTGCGCGATCTGATCGAGGAGGAACTGTCCCCCTATATCCCGCGCCAGGGTGCCCAGGCCGAACGCGTCACGATCAACGGTCCGAAGGTCCGGCTGCGACCGCTCACTGCCCAGTCGATCGCGCTGATCGTCCACGAGCTGATCACCAACGCACTTAAGCACGGTGCGTTGTCGGTCTCTGGCGGCTCCGTGGCTGTCAGCTGGCAAGCCGGCACCCCCGGCCCTGACCAGCGCCTTACCCTGCAATGGCGCGAGAGCGGCGGCCCACCTGTTTCTCCGCCAACCACACCCGGCTTCGGTCTCGCGCTGATCGAAACCACGGCACGCGATCAGCTTTACGGAACAATTACCCAGACCTGGGAACCGGAAGGCCTGACCGCCGCCTTCACTGTCCCGGTTGGAGACCTTTTCCGCCAGAACTGA
- a CDS encoding PilZ domain-containing protein produces the protein MSPIENRFPKFTIERESQRRPLKAKASVRSAVKGQIGGRLVDISEQGCKIELFDGSVKPGHRVIIKLETLEIWVGYVRWIRENVAGVYFERPMHSAIVDHLSKTHPTFEMP, from the coding sequence ATGTCGCCGATCGAAAATCGCTTCCCCAAATTCACTATCGAGCGGGAAAGCCAGCGGCGCCCGCTGAAGGCCAAGGCCAGCGTCCGAAGCGCAGTTAAAGGGCAGATCGGCGGCCGACTGGTCGATATCTCTGAGCAGGGTTGCAAGATCGAGCTGTTCGATGGGTCGGTCAAGCCCGGTCACAGGGTCATCATCAAGCTCGAAACGCTCGAAATCTGGGTCGGCTACGTTCGGTGGATCAGAGAGAACGTGGCTGGTGTCTACTTTGAGCGTCCGATGCATTCGGCCATTGTCGACCACTTGAGCAAGACCCATCCGACCTTCGAAATGCCTTAA
- a CDS encoding enoyl-CoA hydratase-related protein: MSYENILVEQRGAVTLVTLNRPQALNALNSTVLEELIDAFAKFEADASKGCAVLTGAGEKAFAAGADIKEMFEKPAAEFFAQDFFSRWTSHLVKTTRKPWIAAVNGFALGGGCELAMMADIIIASENAKFGQPEIKLGVGPGMGGSQRLTRAIGKSKAMEMCLTGRMMGAEEAERSGLVSRVVPLASLVDEAVKLAAEIAAMPPLAVIANKEAVNAAFEMTLEQGLIMERRIFQVLTATEDKVEGMGAFIEKRPGVWTGR; the protein is encoded by the coding sequence ATGAGCTATGAAAACATCCTGGTCGAACAGCGCGGCGCGGTGACGCTGGTCACGCTTAACCGGCCGCAGGCGCTCAATGCGCTCAACTCAACGGTGCTGGAAGAGCTGATCGACGCCTTCGCGAAGTTCGAGGCCGATGCCTCGAAGGGCTGCGCGGTCCTCACCGGGGCGGGCGAAAAGGCTTTTGCTGCCGGCGCCGACATCAAGGAAATGTTTGAAAAGCCGGCCGCCGAATTCTTTGCGCAGGACTTCTTCAGCCGCTGGACCAGCCACCTGGTCAAGACCACGCGCAAGCCCTGGATCGCCGCAGTCAACGGCTTTGCCCTGGGCGGCGGGTGTGAGCTGGCGATGATGGCCGACATCATTATCGCATCTGAGAACGCCAAGTTCGGCCAGCCCGAAATCAAGCTGGGCGTCGGCCCGGGCATGGGCGGCAGCCAGCGGCTGACCCGGGCCATCGGCAAGTCCAAGGCGATGGAAATGTGCCTGACCGGGCGGATGATGGGCGCCGAGGAAGCCGAGCGCTCGGGCCTGGTCTCACGCGTTGTCCCGCTTGCCAGCCTGGTCGACGAGGCGGTCAAGCTCGCCGCCGAGATCGCCGCCATGCCCCCGCTCGCCGTCATCGCCAACAAGGAAGCGGTCAACGCCGCTTTCGAAATGACGCTGGAGCAGGGCCTGATCATGGAGCGCCGGATCTTCCAGGTCCTGACCGCGACCGAGGACAAGGTCGAAGGCATGGGCGCCTTCATCGAGAAGCGGCCGGGCGTATGGACCGGGCGCTAA